DNA from Etheostoma spectabile isolate EspeVRDwgs_2016 chromosome 23, UIUC_Espe_1.0, whole genome shotgun sequence:
tacttCTACAGACTACGAAACGGCTACGCGTCCCAGCTGCGTGACAGCTCCGGCGATctgcagccctccggagcagatatgCAGAGCTACTATTTTTGCCGGATGCCGGAGAGTTCCGCAGTAGTTAGGCACACGGCATTTattgcgggacaggaagtcaagcacaacaaaaaattaaacatgcggttaattttcaaaataaagtagaacgtgctcacggcggatcatatttccctgcactacaccttgaaaacacagagtttttttctctctattcctctggatggagacaaactgttgtttttgtggttctataaTAAAGGAATTTGTAAGATCTCGTGCGTCCTTGTGACTTTAGCTGTCAGTCTTggatccggacctggtgggtgttgacggacggcggagcacagAGCAAACACGCACTGGAGCCGATCTGCAGCATttccgcatcctgtggaatCCCTGGGTCATTCCCTCCCCAAAAGACCTTGTTAAAATTAATTTGGATACATTATTGAATAAAATCTCTTGTGATGTAGATAGAATAGATGTGCAACTCTTAGGGATTGGTTGGTAAAGGGAGTTGTTACACTGAAGAATCTGTATCATGGTGGCATATTGTGTCATGGTAGCAATTTTTAGATATTCAACTTTGCCATTTGTTGGTGGGGATTGAGTTCTTCAGCCCTGAAGGCACCAGAATGTTTAGATAAGTTGTTGTTGAAAAATGGAAAAGGTCATGAGTCCTCTGGGTATTATTCTGTATTTATGTAGAACCTGGTCAGCCCTCAAGATGACATGGGAAATGGATCTAAATATTACACTGCTAGGTTGGTggcatttgaaataaaatgtcatcCAAATGTTTTGCAAGATTTGGATTGGATGTAAACACTAAAAAATGGGGAAAGTATCTGAGATTTCTGTAGGGCTCCTACGAAGCTTTGTCCTGGGGAGAGAGTGTTGActtgtgttgtcatttataacatttatacatgtttatttgctcaatagtttttttatttcttatttagtAGTATAGTCTTGAATGTTGTCGTCACTGTGTcatcttttttgatttttgtttgggTGGGTGGTGATGACAAAGGGGAAGGGGGATATGTTCATATGttgtgaaatgtattttttttatttttttttatttttttcaaataatgcCCTCACTCTTAATGTTGTTTAAGTAAACTTCCAAATCTTACTTTGTCAACCAATAAATGAAGCTTGGAGCTATAGCATAATTTCAGTCAGGAACACGATCCTTTTGCATGTTTAGGTCTGAAGGTTTTATCTTTTGTGCATCCTGTCATTCACTCCTCTCATGCACTCCTCCCATGCTTGCTTATGCACTGACGCACCTACATTGCCTATAAGTCTATCAttctgctgctgcctctgctTAAATATGATTCTCAATATGCCTTTAGTAAGTTTATGCTACCATTATAAGCCTGGTGAGTTCACGGCTGTTTAGTTATTTCCTTCGGTTGTTGAGTGTCACAGCACTCCTCAACATGATCTTCACAGATTCATCAGTTCCATCAGCCTCTTCAGCCAATCAGTCTAATCAGAATCATCAGCCACAACCTCCACCAATTTTTAAGACTCCATGGAGGGATTTATCTTGCTGCTGCTCGATTACAATTCTTCGTGTAGAATCTATCTGCGACTTTCTGCCAAGACATTATTATCACACAACATCCGTTATAATAAACATACATCATTACTTCACATAGCCTActtgtctctcctgattgaaatatatGACATATGCAAACAAACATGGTGCAATACCCAGTAAGGCAAGGCACTTTCAAGACACACAAGCCTCACACATTTTGCACTCTGCATGAATACCTTCACATTTGGACTTACTGTAtaactttttgttagtactcataatggtttaaaaaagtgtcaaaaaagtagTTTGAATTCACTTAAACAACTCTACTATATAAGAAAACATCCAGCTGGTAAATTTAAATCTTTCACCTATCTGGACTTCCAAAAAGAAACCGTTTGCAGACAATGAAATACAGTACGTACTTCCTGaacttaaattaaatgttaagttGTTATCTTTGGATTACAAGTGATTAAGAAAAATACTTGTTTAGGAAAATAGAAATACTGTATTTCAAATGTATGCCAGAAACATTCATATTTGTAATGACAGTGACATAGACCTGTCTCTCAGTTCTCCTCCTGGCAGTCTTGCTTGCAGCAGGGACAGCAAGGGCAGCAGCATCGATAGCAATAATGCCGGAGATGACAAAGGAGTCCGCTGGATGTCTCTGGAGCTGAATATGTTTCTTCTACCTTCATCTTCTCTTGATAAGTCTGTTGTTTTACTTGAATTGTTCCATCCCTTGGTGTTATATCAATCTTGAATGTTTGATTAGCTTCATCAATACTTGTCAGTGTTCTACACAGTTTTTCATTCTCACTGAGCATCTGAACTTTAAATTGTTGGATCTCTCTGTTTTTATCCAGTGTAGTGTTGTCTCGCTTGCAATCAATTTGGGATGTCATGTCTTTACTTATTCCTTGTTTTAACTTATTCTCCAGTAGTTCCTTTTCTTTCGGTAACCATGTTCTCTTAACAAACTGATTGATCACCTTGAGTTTTTTCTCTAGGTTGTTTTTCATCTCATGGTTCATGCAATTCATCTGATTGATCTCCTTCCGCTCCATTTTAGTATCCTTCCAGATCTTTCGCAAGCAATCTATTCTTGACATTTTCTCGTCTGTAAAATCTGGCTCTGGAGCCGGCTTGAACAtcttctgtttatttttcaattcatCCTCTGCCACCATTAGCAGCAGACCTTTCCTCTTAGTTTTAAAGTATTTAGCTTTTCTTTCAAGATCATGTTTATCTCCCTCTAACTTCCATAGATGTTTAAATTCTTCAGTGTGGATCATGGCATCGGGTTGGAAAACACCATTCTCACATTCAAACTCTTTAGCTTTATTTAAATACTGTTCATCAACATCATGCTCCTGAAGCCATTCCTTTAAAACTTCGCTTTGTACCGCTTTGTCAAACATTATTGTCACCATatgtttcttctctttttgcATCAGATCATAATAACCAGTGaccttgtttttctgtttatgaAGTTCATCACACTTGTGTTCCAGTGTTAAGTTTAATTGGAGCATGTAGTTATATTTCTGTCCaaatatgtccattttctttgtaaagtCCTCATGCCTCTTTTGATTCAACTCCTTGAGTTTTGTTCTGAGACTTAGAATGGAGTTCATTATACTGGTGAGCCAGACCTTTGTTATTTTCAGCTCTGTCAGTTCTCCTTGCAAcctcttattttcatttaaaaacctttctctctcactttcagtagttgtctttattttatacaattgttgtttttcttggttTATCTTATCAAACTGGCTGTCAGCAagttctttcttcttttgtaGCTCAGTCTTTGTGATTTCCAGTTTgtctctttcctctttgatatCTTGTATTACTTGTTCTCTCTGTCTACTGATGGTGTTAATGGCAGCTTCAACTTCTTCTTTCATCCTGTTGAGGTCCTTCCTCAAAAGTtccatttcttctctttctacCAGTAAACTGTTCTTACTGGTGTCCAgttcttgtgtttgtcttttgaaCTCTTCTTCCTTGAGTACTTGTTCCTCTTGTTGTAAGGTAAGCATGTTCATGATATTGCCAAGTTTATCTTTTTCTGTCTGAAGCTGAAGGGTCAgatcttttgttttggttttctgtctgGTGATCTCATCAAACTGACTGTCTGCATGTTCTTTGTTCTGTTGTAGCTCAGTCCTTGTGATTTCCAGTTTgtctctttcctctttgatatCTTGTATCACTTGTTCTAAGATGTGACTTTGTTTCAGAATGTCAGACCTTATCTTCTCCAAGTGCAGTTTCTCTTTCTTCAtaatttctctctttctatcaggagcttctctttctttcttctgctctgcctttactTCTATAAGATGTGTCTTTTCCATTTCAGCTTCTCTTTTCAGTCTTgggtcttttttgtctttgcatatAATTCTGACAACTCCCTTCCCACCCTTTCGTTCTCTCCCCTAATTGCTCAGTGTAAGTTTATAGGTCTTTCTGTTGTCTAGACCCCTCATGTTTTGCCCCAAACCTCAATGTTTCAGTAAATTTTTTCTTTGGGTTTTGCCCAtccattattttgtttttccccttttgtcATCTCCTTTGTTCAGCTTTGAAGTTTTTCCCTTGAGATtttctataattttttttcactaaaaatTGATTTCTTCATTTTCACCCAGCCCTTTTTCCCcttccatttttccttttcattctcAAGCACCGTCACCATCAGCACCTCTCAGTGTTTGAGTTGTTCTCCCTTTTCCCTGAGGTGTTAATTTCAGCTTCAactcttctttcttcctttttggGTCCTTcctcaaaatttaaatttttcttttttctaagtAAACGTCCTTATGTTccactgctgtttttgttttttttgaactCTTCTTCCTTGAGTGCTTGCCTCTTTTTTCAGGTAAACATGTTCAATAATTGGcaattttctctttctgtcgAAGCTAAAGGGGTCgatttttaattttgggttTTTCTCCTGGTGAGTCTAAAATGACTGttgcatgttcttttttttccgtTGGAGTAAACCTTGTGTTTCCGGGTGTCTCTTCCCCCTTTGATATCTTGTATCACTTGTTCTAAATGTGACTTTTTTAGGATATAAACCCCTCATCAGCTCCaagtccttttctctttcttcatctcCCCACCCCTCTCTATCCAGACCTCTCTGTCTTgcttctgctctgcctttagtTCTATAAGAGTGTTCTTTTCCACTCAGCTTCTTGTTTCAGTCGATTTggcctttctttttttgccatctCAATTTTCTGACAACAACTCTTCAACCCCGATCTCTCTCTAATAGCTCAGGGGTAAGATGTTAaaattttctttctgttgtctAGAGCCTCTGCTTCTGCTCCAAACACTCACAGTTCATAAGTCTTCTTTGGTTTTGCTCCAgtctcatgtttttgttttcacgtTTCCCCCCATCCTTTCATTCAGCTGTTGCGTTTTTCCTTCACTTTTTCTAGTGATTTCATTTCTTCAAGATTTTGATGTTCTCTTATTTCAGCTCAGACCTTTTCTCCTTccattctttccttttctttcccaGCATTTGTCTGTCCAGGGTCAGTGCTACTCTTCATCTGATTGagttgttctctctctccactgatgGTGTTAATGGCAGCTTCaacttcttctttcttcctttgAGGTCCATCCTCAAAAGTTcaattttttctctttctacCAGTAATCGGTCCTTACTG
Protein-coding regions in this window:
- the LOC116673136 gene encoding uncharacterized protein LOC116673136; protein product: MNSILSLRTKLKELNQKRHEDFTKKMDIFGQKYNYMLQLNLTLEHKCDELHKQKNKVTGYYDLMQKEKKHMVTIMFDKAVQSEVLKEWLQEHDVDEQYLNKAKEFECENGVFQPDAMIHTEEFKHLWKLEGDKHDLERKAKYFKTKRKGLLLMVAEDELKNKQKMFKPAPEPDFTDEKMSRIDCLRKIWKDTKMERKEINQMNCMNHEMKNNLEKKLKVINQFVKRTWLPKEKELLENKLKQGISKDMTSQIDCKRDNTTLDKNREIQQFKVQMLSENEKLCRTLTSIDEANQTFKIDITPRDGTIQVKQQTYQEKMKVEETYSAPETSSGLLCHLRHYCYRCCCPCCPCCKQDCQEEN